In the Candidatus Binataceae bacterium genome, one interval contains:
- a CDS encoding NADH-quinone oxidoreductase subunit J, whose product MLQQVIFYAIAALTVGSAAFTAFSRNIVYSTFALLGAFMGVVGIYVMLAADFVAMVQLLVYVGGILVVTIFAVMLTQGIADVTVSNREVGVVPALVVSVFAVGVMIYAVVRTPWHQAAPQVAPTTYGIGNAFLGEYVLPFEVASLVLLAALIGAIVISRHEAKE is encoded by the coding sequence ATGCTTCAGCAGGTTATCTTCTACGCGATCGCGGCGCTGACCGTCGGATCGGCCGCCTTCACCGCGTTCTCGCGCAACATTGTATATTCCACTTTCGCGCTGCTCGGCGCCTTCATGGGCGTGGTAGGAATCTACGTCATGCTCGCCGCTGATTTTGTCGCGATGGTGCAGCTCCTCGTGTATGTCGGCGGAATCCTGGTCGTGACGATTTTCGCGGTGATGCTCACCCAGGGTATCGCCGACGTCACCGTATCGAATCGTGAAGTCGGCGTAGTGCCGGCGCTGGTTGTTTCAGTCTTCGCAGTGGGCGTCATGATTTACGCGGTGGTCCGCACGCCCTGGCATCAGGCGGCGCCGCAGGTCGCACCGACTACGTATGGGATCGGCAATGCGTTCCTGGGCGAATATGTACTGCCCTTCGAAGTCGCGTCGCTCGTGCTGCTCGCGGCGTTGATCGGTGCGATTGTAATTTCGCGGCACGAGGCAAAGGAATAG
- a CDS encoding aromatic ring-hydroxylating dioxygenase subunit alpha, which produces MSETNSDFIIDDQSAGLFRVNRRVFVDPECLEMERRRIFETCWIYAGHESEVPHAGDYRSRNVVGRPMILVRGDDNVVRVLLNTCTHRGAMVCRQRSGNAKTFQCPYHAWTYNSRGNLIGVPGEDSYAPAFDRNELALAAPARVENYRGFIFVCFDRNTQSLYDYLAGAREYLDLVADQSEMGMKIVAGQQSYSARANWKLLVENSYDGYHGLPTHQRYFSFLGDIGIDLKGMNLSAPRRQAALDLGNGHAVVEYQSAWGRPIAHWVEPFGEHRKEHFAQLRRKFDERFGPERAARICETSRNLGIFPNLVINDIMAITVRTFYPVSPDYMEVNAWALAPIEESAEDSALRLDNFLTFLGPGGFATPDDVEMLETCQLGFRNREVAWSDISRGMKRDVPAITDELQMRAFWRRWNQLMTEPQARRARRAA; this is translated from the coding sequence ATGAGCGAAACAAATAGTGATTTTATTATCGACGATCAGAGCGCTGGACTTTTTCGCGTAAATCGTCGCGTCTTCGTGGATCCGGAATGCCTGGAAATGGAGCGGCGGCGCATCTTCGAGACGTGCTGGATTTACGCCGGACACGAGTCCGAGGTTCCGCACGCGGGAGACTATCGCTCGCGCAATGTTGTCGGCCGCCCGATGATCCTCGTTCGCGGCGATGACAACGTTGTTCGTGTGCTGCTCAACACCTGCACGCACCGTGGCGCGATGGTTTGCCGTCAGCGGTCGGGCAATGCGAAGACTTTCCAATGCCCTTATCACGCCTGGACATACAATTCGCGGGGCAACTTGATCGGCGTTCCCGGCGAAGACTCATATGCTCCGGCGTTCGATCGCAACGAACTCGCGCTCGCCGCACCTGCGCGAGTCGAGAATTATCGCGGTTTTATCTTCGTCTGTTTCGATCGCAATACGCAGAGTCTATATGACTATCTTGCCGGCGCACGCGAATACCTCGATCTGGTCGCGGATCAGTCCGAGATGGGCATGAAGATCGTCGCTGGGCAGCAATCTTACAGCGCGCGCGCGAACTGGAAGTTGCTCGTGGAAAATAGCTACGACGGCTATCACGGCTTGCCGACGCATCAGAGGTATTTCAGCTTCCTGGGCGACATCGGGATCGATCTCAAGGGCATGAATTTGTCTGCTCCTCGCCGGCAAGCCGCGCTCGATCTCGGAAACGGACATGCGGTGGTTGAATATCAGAGCGCCTGGGGACGGCCGATTGCGCATTGGGTCGAACCGTTCGGAGAACATCGCAAGGAACACTTCGCGCAGCTGCGGCGGAAATTCGACGAGCGATTTGGTCCCGAGCGCGCCGCGCGAATCTGCGAGACCAGCCGCAATCTTGGAATTTTCCCGAACCTCGTAATCAACGATATCATGGCGATCACGGTACGGACTTTCTATCCGGTCTCGCCTGACTATATGGAGGTCAATGCCTGGGCGCTGGCGCCGATTGAAGAGAGCGCCGAGGACTCCGCACTGCGCCTCGATAACTTTCTCACCTTCCTCGGGCCGGGCGGCTTCGCTACACCTGATGACGTCGAAATGCTCGAGACCTGCCAGCTCGGATTCCGTAATCGCGAGGTCGCGTGGTCGGATATCTCGCGCGGCATGAAACGCGACGTGCCTGCGATCACGGACGAACTGCAGATGCGTGCGTTCTGGCGACGATGGAATCAACTGATGACCGAGCCTCAGGCGCGACGCGCAAGGCGGGCAGCATGA
- a CDS encoding NADH-quinone oxidoreductase subunit M, with protein sequence MSHALTLITFIPLIGAAIILALPNNLTPSFKWIAVATTVPQLFIAWWLYQNFDTTTTAMQFTEKAPWMAAYHINYFMGVDGLSISMVLLTAIICFFSVFASFSVSRAEKGYYALLLMLDAGMMGVFVSLDFFLFYIFWEVMLLPMYFLIGIWGGPRREYAAIKFFLYTLLGSVLILLAMLGLYFYSPIPTFDMTQLAANASTYSLNFQRVAWLALFIGFAIKIPAFPFHTWLPDAHVEAPTAISVILAGVLLKMGTYGILRVNFAILPAATHQMAWLFLGVLGAVNIVYGAMCAMAQTDFKKLIAYSSISHMGYVMLGAASFTAAGINGAVLQMFNHGTVTAMLFILVGVIYDRAHHREIAGFGGLAQQMPIYAGMTGFAFFAGMGLPGMSAFISEVLVLIGAWQTHPILTAFGAATAVLTAGYLLWTYQRIYLGPLNEKYKGFPDLTFREAFTLVPLAIIVLVLGVYPHAILNLMNTSLVHLNQVVLAAPATAIAMLH encoded by the coding sequence ATGAGTCACGCGCTGACGCTGATAACCTTCATTCCGCTGATTGGGGCGGCGATCATACTCGCGCTTCCCAACAATCTGACGCCGTCCTTCAAGTGGATAGCAGTGGCAACTACGGTGCCGCAGCTCTTCATCGCGTGGTGGCTCTATCAGAACTTCGACACCACTACCACGGCGATGCAATTCACCGAGAAAGCGCCATGGATGGCGGCCTATCACATCAACTATTTCATGGGCGTCGACGGTCTCAGCATCTCGATGGTGCTGCTCACTGCGATTATCTGCTTCTTCTCGGTGTTCGCGAGCTTTAGTGTCAGCCGCGCGGAAAAAGGATACTATGCACTGCTGCTGATGCTCGACGCCGGCATGATGGGCGTGTTCGTTTCGCTCGATTTCTTTCTGTTCTATATTTTCTGGGAAGTGATGCTGCTCCCGATGTACTTTCTCATCGGCATCTGGGGCGGTCCGCGACGCGAATACGCCGCGATCAAGTTCTTTCTTTATACGCTACTCGGTTCGGTACTGATTCTGCTGGCGATGCTGGGGCTTTACTTCTACAGCCCGATACCTACCTTCGACATGACGCAACTTGCGGCGAATGCGAGCACCTACTCGCTCAATTTCCAGCGCGTCGCCTGGCTCGCATTGTTCATCGGCTTCGCGATTAAGATTCCGGCGTTCCCGTTCCATACCTGGTTGCCCGATGCGCACGTCGAGGCGCCGACGGCGATCTCGGTGATCCTCGCGGGCGTGCTGCTCAAGATGGGCACCTACGGAATCCTGCGCGTCAACTTCGCGATCCTGCCCGCGGCGACGCATCAGATGGCGTGGCTGTTCCTCGGCGTGCTCGGCGCAGTCAATATCGTATATGGCGCGATGTGCGCGATGGCGCAAACCGACTTCAAGAAACTGATTGCATATTCCTCGATTAGTCACATGGGATACGTGATGCTCGGCGCGGCGTCGTTCACCGCCGCAGGTATCAACGGCGCCGTCTTGCAGATGTTCAATCATGGCACCGTCACGGCGATGCTCTTCATCCTGGTCGGCGTGATCTACGATCGCGCACATCATCGCGAGATTGCCGGCTTCGGCGGCCTCGCGCAGCAGATGCCGATTTACGCCGGCATGACCGGGTTCGCATTCTTCGCCGGTATGGGACTGCCGGGAATGTCGGCCTTCATCTCGGAGGTGTTGGTACTGATCGGCGCATGGCAGACGCATCCGATACTCACTGCGTTCGGTGCGGCGACTGCGGTGCTCACTGCGGGATACCTGCTCTGGACGTACCAGCGAATCTATCTCGGGCCGCTCAACGAGAAATATAAGGGATTCCCGGACCTCACTTTCCGTGAGGCCTTCACTCTTGTGCCTCTTGCGATCATCGTGCTCGTGCTGGGCGTCTATCCGCACGCGATTCTGAATCTGATGAATACCTCACTGGTGCATCTGAACCAGGTCGTGCTCGCCGCGCCCGCGACAGCGATCGCGATGCTCCACTAG
- the nuoL gene encoding NADH-quinone oxidoreductase subunit L codes for MDHPIPVSFIRLIILLPLVGATINFLLGPWLQKNVGKVAINIVGCGAVIAAFAIAVSALVRMLHLVPDDRFMIDYLWPWMHIGGLDLDIAFWLDPLSMIMTLIITGVGGLIHIYSTGYMHDEDSYWRFFGWLNLFTFAMLTLVLGDNLWLMFVGWEGVGLCSFALIGFWYTTLANTTAGNKAFIVNRVGDLAFVMALYALFQGLGAIGHPTLVTREIAKYAPMLAGVHMPYFGWSVVGFSTLLMFIGATGKSAQIPLYVWLPDAMAGPTPVSALIHAATMVTAGIYMVARLNFLFSMAPATMTVIAVIGGLTALFAATIGLAQNDIKKVLAYSTVSQLGYMFAAVGVGAYAAGVFHLMTHAFFKACLFLGSGSVIHAMGGEQDMRKMGGLRHKMPITFITFLAATLAIAGVPPFAGFMSKDEIIWQAYAHGHVFVWLLLLAGAALTVFYMFRQVYMTFFGEFRGTHEQEHHLHESPASMSYVLIVLGALSVVGGLGNIPEFIVSWKPFEEFLDPVFSSEVTRHVVESHIRSHSTEAIFALITFSLVVAGWYFADMMYRQQTMDPERFSSIGGGALYDLVLNKYYVDEIYDRAFVQPYLMATRALAWFDLHIIDGVVNFAAVVILFLSWLSGLFDHYVVDGLVNAASIITLDVGNRLRRLQTGSINGYLYGILAAVMLILLVRAVARAG; via the coding sequence ATGGACCATCCGATTCCAGTCAGTTTCATCCGTCTGATCATCCTGCTGCCTCTGGTCGGCGCGACGATTAACTTTCTGCTCGGGCCGTGGCTGCAGAAGAACGTCGGCAAGGTCGCGATCAACATCGTTGGCTGCGGCGCCGTAATCGCCGCCTTCGCGATCGCCGTCAGCGCGCTCGTGCGCATGTTGCATCTGGTGCCCGATGATCGCTTCATGATCGACTACCTGTGGCCGTGGATGCATATCGGCGGGCTCGATCTCGATATCGCGTTCTGGCTCGATCCGCTCTCGATGATCATGACGCTGATTATCACCGGCGTCGGCGGCCTCATCCACATTTATTCGACTGGCTATATGCACGACGAGGATTCGTACTGGCGATTCTTCGGCTGGCTGAACCTGTTCACGTTCGCGATGCTCACGCTCGTCCTCGGCGACAACCTATGGCTGATGTTCGTCGGATGGGAAGGTGTGGGTCTCTGCTCATTCGCGCTCATCGGTTTCTGGTACACGACGCTCGCCAATACTACCGCCGGCAACAAGGCGTTCATCGTCAACCGCGTCGGCGACCTCGCTTTCGTGATGGCGCTCTACGCGCTGTTCCAGGGCCTCGGCGCGATCGGACATCCGACCCTCGTGACGCGCGAGATCGCGAAGTACGCGCCGATGCTCGCCGGCGTGCACATGCCCTATTTCGGCTGGAGCGTCGTCGGTTTCTCGACGTTGCTAATGTTCATCGGTGCGACCGGCAAATCGGCGCAAATACCTTTGTATGTGTGGCTGCCTGATGCGATGGCGGGTCCTACGCCTGTCAGCGCTCTCATCCATGCGGCGACGATGGTCACGGCCGGTATCTACATGGTCGCGCGCCTCAATTTCCTGTTCTCAATGGCGCCGGCGACGATGACTGTGATCGCGGTGATCGGCGGCCTCACTGCACTGTTCGCCGCGACGATCGGACTCGCGCAAAACGACATCAAGAAAGTTCTCGCGTACTCGACCGTGAGTCAGCTCGGATACATGTTCGCTGCGGTCGGCGTCGGCGCGTATGCGGCGGGCGTGTTCCATCTCATGACGCATGCGTTTTTCAAGGCCTGCCTTTTCCTCGGCTCGGGCTCGGTCATCCATGCGATGGGGGGAGAGCAGGACATGCGCAAGATGGGCGGGTTGCGGCACAAGATGCCGATCACGTTCATCACCTTCCTCGCCGCGACACTCGCGATCGCCGGCGTGCCGCCCTTCGCCGGATTCATGTCGAAAGACGAGATCATTTGGCAAGCATATGCGCACGGGCACGTCTTCGTCTGGCTGCTGCTGCTGGCGGGCGCGGCGCTGACGGTCTTCTACATGTTCCGCCAGGTGTACATGACGTTTTTCGGCGAGTTCCGCGGCACGCACGAGCAGGAGCATCATCTGCACGAATCGCCAGCGTCGATGTCATATGTGCTGATCGTGCTTGGCGCGCTCTCGGTAGTCGGTGGTCTCGGAAACATTCCGGAGTTTATCGTCTCGTGGAAACCGTTCGAGGAATTTCTCGATCCGGTCTTCTCGTCTGAAGTAACGCGGCACGTAGTGGAATCGCATATCCGAAGCCATTCGACGGAAGCGATCTTTGCACTCATTACGTTCAGTCTGGTCGTTGCGGGATGGTATTTCGCCGACATGATGTATCGGCAGCAGACCATGGATCCCGAGCGCTTCAGCAGTATCGGCGGCGGCGCGCTGTACGACTTGGTACTCAACAAGTACTATGTAGATGAAATTTACGACCGTGCGTTCGTCCAGCCATACTTGATGGCGACGCGAGCGCTGGCTTGGTTCGACCTTCATATTATAGACGGAGTAGTCAATTTCGCCGCGGTAGTGATTCTGTTCCTGTCGTGGCTTTCGGGATTGTTCGACCATTACGTCGTCGATGGTCTCGTGAACGCCGCGTCGATCATCACGCTCGACGTAGGCAACCGGCTGCGGCGGCTGCAGACCGGATCAATCAACGGATACCTTTATGGAATTCTTGCGGCGGTGATGCTGATCCTGCTAGTGCGCGCGGTCGCGCGTGCGGGCTGA
- a CDS encoding SDR family NAD(P)-dependent oxidoreductase, with amino-acid sequence MKLKGKVALVTGTSPNIGGGIAEGLAAEGAAVVCVDSRAENAADCAHYIQSTGGHALALTADVTDEAQVTRVVSSARESLGRIDILVNNAAIFNKKGVVDMPLDEWRRQLDIILTGAFLFTKHVGNLMIAQKRTGSIINIISTAGHQGEPNNIAYCTAKSGLLNFTRSAAMELVTHGIRVNSLTPTATDPSESLERAARWGRTTHVNTEQLRAAFEPFRKGVPMQKLPRPSDYGKAAAFLASDDSEMITGTDLRVDAGAVARYWAWEPTIK; translated from the coding sequence GTGAAGCTAAAGGGCAAGGTTGCGCTAGTAACAGGAACGAGCCCGAATATCGGCGGTGGAATCGCCGAAGGGCTTGCGGCAGAAGGAGCCGCGGTCGTGTGCGTGGATTCGCGCGCCGAAAACGCTGCGGATTGCGCGCACTACATTCAGAGCACAGGCGGCCACGCGTTGGCTCTGACGGCGGACGTTACCGACGAGGCGCAAGTCACGCGGGTTGTTTCCTCGGCACGCGAGAGTCTCGGACGAATCGACATCCTCGTTAACAATGCGGCTATCTTCAACAAGAAGGGTGTTGTCGATATGCCTCTGGACGAATGGCGAAGGCAGCTCGACATAATTCTTACCGGCGCCTTCCTCTTCACCAAGCATGTCGGCAATCTGATGATTGCGCAGAAGCGCACGGGCAGCATCATCAATATAATTTCGACCGCTGGCCACCAGGGCGAGCCGAATAACATTGCCTACTGCACGGCGAAGAGTGGTCTCCTCAACTTCACACGCTCGGCTGCGATGGAACTGGTCACTCATGGTATCCGGGTCAATAGTTTGACGCCGACCGCAACCGATCCCTCCGAATCTCTTGAGCGGGCCGCGCGATGGGGACGAACTACCCACGTGAATACCGAACAGTTGCGCGCCGCTTTCGAGCCGTTTCGTAAGGGAGTGCCGATGCAAAAGCTGCCGCGGCCCTCCGATTACGGAAAAGCGGCCGCCTTCCTCGCGTCAGATGATTCAGAAATGATCACGGGAACCGATCTGCGCGTTGATGCGGGCGCGGTCGCTCGATATTGGGCCTGGGAACCTACCATTAAGTAG
- a CDS encoding amidohydrolase family protein, with product MEAIDMHNHFIAPEIIDYLGREGKHFATRVVERDGRRFFLIQESAMRPIDGAISTPHARIADMEREGITAQAVSCVPFLMYPDVSADLGLAIAQTNNNALAALGKSDANHFVPLASVPLQDPERAARELERAAKLGLRGVEIPPKVGEKQLDEHEFEPFWAAAESLRMAVCIHPFEAAPAGALARYFLGNLVGNLYDTGLAAALLIYGGVLERHPNLQIVLYHAGGTLPALVGRLDMGYRLVPECRSAIPRPPSTYAAQFHFDIIAHNRAMLSHLIQNYGASQFVIGSDYPLAAGLAHPAEEVKALGLNSDDQQKIMSGNARRLLRLEN from the coding sequence ATGGAAGCGATCGACATGCACAACCATTTCATCGCGCCCGAAATCATCGATTACCTGGGGCGCGAAGGAAAGCATTTCGCCACGCGAGTCGTGGAGCGCGACGGTCGCCGCTTCTTCCTCATTCAGGAGAGTGCGATGCGGCCGATCGACGGTGCGATCTCAACGCCGCATGCGCGCATCGCCGACATGGAGCGCGAAGGAATCACGGCGCAAGCGGTATCGTGTGTCCCCTTCCTGATGTATCCCGACGTCTCCGCCGATCTCGGACTGGCGATCGCGCAAACAAACAACAACGCTTTGGCCGCGCTGGGAAAGTCAGATGCCAACCACTTCGTGCCGCTCGCTTCGGTGCCGTTGCAGGATCCTGAACGTGCGGCTCGCGAGCTGGAGCGCGCCGCGAAGCTGGGGCTCCGCGGAGTCGAGATCCCACCTAAGGTCGGCGAGAAACAGCTTGATGAGCACGAATTCGAGCCGTTCTGGGCGGCGGCCGAATCACTACGGATGGCGGTCTGTATTCATCCGTTCGAGGCCGCGCCTGCGGGAGCGCTCGCACGCTACTTCCTGGGTAACCTGGTTGGCAATCTCTATGATACGGGGCTCGCGGCAGCCCTTTTGATATATGGCGGCGTGCTCGAGCGCCATCCTAATCTACAGATTGTTCTCTATCATGCGGGCGGCACACTGCCTGCGCTGGTCGGCCGGCTCGACATGGGTTATCGGCTCGTGCCTGAATGCCGCTCAGCGATACCGCGGCCGCCTTCTACCTACGCGGCCCAGTTTCATTTCGACATCATAGCTCACAACCGCGCGATGCTCAGTCATTTGATCCAGAACTACGGTGCAAGCCAGTTTGTGATCGGAAGTGACTATCCCCTCGCGGCGGGTCTGGCCCATCCGGCGGAGGAAGTCAAAGCGCTCGGGCTCAACTCGGATGACCAACAGAAGATAATGAGCGGGAACGCGCGCAGACTTCTGCGCCTCGAGAATTGA
- the nuoK gene encoding NADH-quinone oxidoreductase subunit NuoK has product MGGGITLYHFLVLSLIVFGLGMYCVLSRRNAIGILMGVELILNSANINYLAFNFYGGAKYDGQIFAIFVIMLAAAEAVVGLAVVLAIYQNFRTIDVSATETMSG; this is encoded by the coding sequence ATGGGCGGGGGAATTACCCTTTATCATTTTCTGGTGCTGAGCCTGATCGTCTTCGGCCTCGGCATGTACTGCGTGCTCTCGCGCCGCAATGCTATCGGCATCCTCATGGGCGTCGAGCTGATACTCAATTCGGCGAATATCAACTACCTCGCATTCAACTTTTACGGCGGCGCCAAATACGACGGCCAGATCTTCGCGATTTTCGTGATCATGCTCGCCGCGGCTGAGGCCGTGGTCGGTCTCGCTGTCGTGCTCGCGATTTACCAGAACTTCAGGACCATCGACGTCAGTGCAACGGAGACGATGAGCGGTTAG
- a CDS encoding 4Fe-4S binding protein: protein MGAIGEYFQNIKETVSTIFEGMAVTASHFMRKPYTVQYPDRIAVRVQDTLPYRYRGILNVDLEICTGCLACERACPIDCIVIACEKDQKTKVLTISQFDIDIIKCMYCGLCSEPCPTGAIHHTSEFEGADFSTESMIRRFVTDPIDAYKPKKGPETDERIAPILNRGMRYINEFATPGQAWAGGAVVNGAPPADGEEEADAQE, encoded by the coding sequence ATGGGCGCGATCGGCGAATATTTTCAGAATATAAAGGAAACCGTCAGCACGATTTTCGAGGGTATGGCGGTAACGGCGTCGCATTTCATGCGCAAGCCGTACACGGTTCAGTACCCCGATCGTATCGCGGTGCGCGTGCAGGACACGCTGCCCTATCGCTATCGCGGAATTCTCAACGTCGATCTCGAGATCTGCACCGGTTGCCTCGCCTGCGAGCGCGCCTGCCCGATCGATTGCATCGTTATCGCCTGTGAGAAGGATCAGAAGACTAAGGTTCTCACGATTTCTCAGTTCGATATCGACATTATCAAGTGCATGTATTGCGGCCTCTGTAGCGAGCCGTGCCCGACCGGCGCGATTCATCATACGAGCGAGTTCGAAGGGGCGGACTTCTCGACGGAGAGCATGATTCGGCGCTTTGTGACGGATCCGATCGATGCGTACAAGCCGAAGAAGGGTCCCGAGACCGACGAACGTATCGCGCCGATACTAAATCGCGGCATGCGCTATATAAATGAGTTCGCGACCCCGGGCCAGGCCTGGGCCGGCGGCGCAGTTGTCAACGGGGCGCCACCTGCCGATGGGGAAGAGGAGGCGGACGCGCAGGAGTAG
- a CDS encoding NADH-quinone oxidoreductase subunit N: MDLGNFASLQHFVPEIILVAGILAIILLDLAVAGTSISKRWLGSIALVTSVLALLAIAFEPAMPGAWLFHRMLVFDSFAVFFRALIGLATVVGIWMSMGSREVRDCDQSEYYAILLSSTFAMFLMAESANLLMAYLSLEFVSLTSYVLTGFLRHNRRSLEAALKYLIYGGVASGTMIYGMSWIFGLTGSMDFSEINRALSAPGHLPVLAVFIALVLILSGLGYKVASVPFHMWAPDVYTGAPIPITTFLAIGSKAAGFALLTRFFFPAISHLASGGSWQALAGVDWPQLLLFVCIITMTLGNLAALQQTNMKRLLAYSSIAQAGYALMGFVVLSNDGIHAMLVYLFAYYVMDAGAFLVVMIVANSTGREDIDAYRGLAWRGGIVPAIALTIFLFSLTGIPLTVGFIGKFYIFAAVIRSKFYLLALIGVLNSVVSLGYYLKPVWTMFLQQPNGDEGTVSFDIWNYSLMGVFAVATILFGVYWAPISAFAGRSIAFFTGTT; encoded by the coding sequence ATGGATCTCGGAAACTTCGCGAGCTTGCAGCACTTCGTCCCCGAGATAATTCTCGTCGCCGGTATTCTGGCGATCATTCTGCTCGATCTTGCCGTCGCCGGAACGTCAATCAGCAAGCGCTGGCTTGGATCCATCGCGCTGGTTACGTCGGTTCTTGCTCTCCTTGCGATCGCATTCGAGCCGGCGATGCCGGGCGCATGGCTGTTTCATCGGATGCTCGTGTTCGACTCGTTCGCGGTCTTCTTCCGCGCCTTGATCGGCCTCGCGACCGTGGTCGGCATCTGGATGTCGATGGGGTCGCGCGAAGTTCGTGACTGCGACCAAAGTGAGTATTACGCGATTCTGCTATCGAGCACCTTTGCGATGTTCCTGATGGCGGAATCCGCAAACTTGCTGATGGCGTATTTGTCGCTCGAGTTCGTCAGCCTGACCTCATATGTACTGACTGGATTTCTGCGCCACAATCGCCGCTCGCTCGAAGCCGCGTTGAAATACTTGATCTATGGCGGCGTCGCGTCGGGCACGATGATCTATGGCATGAGCTGGATCTTCGGCCTGACCGGCTCGATGGATTTCAGTGAGATAAACCGCGCGCTATCGGCCCCCGGGCATTTGCCGGTGCTGGCAGTATTCATTGCGCTGGTGCTGATCCTGAGCGGTCTGGGATACAAAGTGGCGTCGGTGCCGTTCCACATGTGGGCGCCCGACGTATACACTGGCGCGCCGATTCCGATCACGACATTCCTCGCAATCGGTTCCAAAGCTGCGGGTTTCGCGCTCCTGACACGGTTCTTCTTCCCCGCGATCTCGCATCTCGCTTCGGGCGGAAGCTGGCAGGCTCTCGCCGGGGTTGATTGGCCGCAACTGCTGCTCTTCGTCTGCATCATCACGATGACGCTTGGCAATCTGGCCGCTCTGCAGCAGACCAACATGAAGCGCCTGCTCGCGTATTCGAGTATCGCGCAAGCGGGTTACGCGCTGATGGGTTTCGTCGTGCTGTCAAACGACGGCATCCATGCGATGCTCGTGTACTTGTTCGCGTACTATGTAATGGATGCCGGCGCTTTCCTGGTCGTGATGATCGTTGCGAACTCGACTGGACGCGAAGATATCGATGCCTATCGCGGACTCGCCTGGCGCGGCGGAATCGTTCCGGCGATCGCGCTCACGATCTTCCTCTTCTCACTCACCGGCATTCCTCTGACCGTAGGATTCATCGGCAAGTTCTATATCTTCGCCGCAGTAATACGCAGCAAGTTTTATCTGCTGGCCCTGATCGGGGTGCTCAATTCGGTGGTGTCCCTCGGATACTATCTGAAACCGGTCTGGACGATGTTCCTGCAGCAGCCCAATGGCGACGAAGGCACAGTGTCCTTCGATATCTGGAACTACAGCCTGATGGGAGTGTTCGCGGTGGCGACGATCCTGTTCGGAGTGTATTGGGCGCCGATCAGCGCCTTCGCCGGCCGCTCGATCGCGTTCTTTACCGGCACAACCTGA
- a CDS encoding aromatic-ring-hydroxylating dioxygenase subunit beta, whose amino-acid sequence MSTIELPTRQEVEDLLYREAALLDDWRLEDWLELLTEDIVYEIPPTDVPEGDSRNTLFIVADDAVRVRSRVKQLLGKSAWAENPHSRTRRLISNVRVLGAEGDNVLATANFAVYRMRYESIDTYIGRYEYKLARLNSELKIRERRAILDIEALRPHGKISFIL is encoded by the coding sequence ATGAGCACCATTGAATTGCCCACTCGGCAAGAGGTCGAGGATTTACTCTATCGCGAGGCCGCGCTTCTCGATGACTGGCGCCTCGAAGACTGGCTCGAACTTCTCACTGAGGATATAGTCTACGAGATCCCGCCAACCGACGTTCCCGAAGGCGACTCGCGAAATACTCTGTTCATTGTCGCCGACGATGCGGTCCGTGTTCGCTCACGCGTTAAACAATTGCTAGGCAAGTCGGCGTGGGCCGAAAATCCGCATTCACGAACGCGTAGATTGATTTCCAATGTGCGCGTGCTCGGCGCCGAGGGCGACAATGTACTGGCTACTGCGAATTTCGCCGTTTACCGGATGCGCTATGAATCGATCGATACGTATATAGGCCGTTATGAATATAAGCTCGCACGATTGAATAGCGAGCTGAAAATTCGCGAGCGGCGCGCAATCCTCGACATCGAAGCGCTGCGCCCGCACGGTAAAATCAGTTTCATTCTGTAA